A region of bacterium DNA encodes the following proteins:
- a CDS encoding KpsF/GutQ family sugar-phosphate isomerase codes for MDNILDQAKKVLETESAAILNLIPKLNQQFESAIATILACKGRVIVTAIGKSGHIGRKIAATLASTGTPSFYLHPAEGEHGDLGMITSDDVVLAISNSGESDEIINILPVIKKIGVPIIAMTGAPDSTLAKNSNVVLDIGVEKEADPFNLVPTASTTATLALGDAIAVVLLHKKEFKEKDFALLHPGGSIGRELMEVSAVMHTGAENPVIHFRQTFREALDEITGKKLGAVSVVDDDSKLIGIITDGDVRRLFQRADEFQGQLLSLPISKIMQRDPIFVTPTTRCIEAVRIMEENPKGRRIMVLPVVNDCGQPVGMIHLHDLVRRGFSVG; via the coding sequence ATGGATAATATTCTCGACCAAGCAAAAAAAGTTTTAGAAACCGAATCAGCGGCGATTTTAAATCTCATTCCAAAGCTTAATCAACAGTTCGAATCTGCCATTGCTACGATTCTCGCCTGTAAGGGTAGAGTTATCGTAACCGCAATTGGCAAATCAGGACATATTGGGCGGAAAATCGCTGCAACCTTAGCGAGTACCGGAACCCCTTCATTCTATCTTCATCCGGCAGAAGGTGAACATGGTGACTTGGGAATGATAACATCCGATGATGTGGTATTAGCGATTTCAAACAGTGGGGAATCAGATGAAATCATCAATATTCTGCCGGTAATAAAGAAAATTGGCGTTCCTATTATCGCTATGACCGGTGCCCCGGATTCAACCTTAGCAAAGAATAGTAATGTAGTTTTGGATATAGGCGTTGAAAAAGAAGCAGACCCATTTAATTTGGTACCTACAGCAAGCACCACTGCAACATTAGCGCTTGGTGATGCCATTGCCGTTGTCTTATTACATAAGAAAGAGTTTAAAGAGAAAGACTTTGCACTATTACACCCAGGCGGCAGCATCGGTCGAGAATTAATGGAAGTAAGTGCGGTCATGCATACAGGAGCGGAAAACCCTGTTATTCATTTCCGACAAACATTTCGTGAGGCGTTAGATGAGATAACTGGAAAAAAACTCGGAGCGGTAAGTGTCGTTGACGACGACTCTAAACTTATCGGTATCATCACCGATGGTGATGTCCGTCGATTATTTCAACGGGCAGATGAGTTTCAAGGGCAACTTCTTTCATTACCCATATCAAAAATTATGCAGCGTGACCCGATATTTGTAACGCCAACAACTCGATGCATTGAAGCAGTTCGGATTATGGAAGAGAACCCTAAAGGTAGAAGAATTATGGTTCTACCAGTAGTCAATGATTGTGGTCAACCCGTTGGAATGATCCATCTCCATGATTTAGTTCGGCGGGGTTTCTCGGTAGGATAG
- the fsa gene encoding fructose-6-phosphate aldolase produces MKLFIDTANLDEIREANSWGIIDGVTTNPSLVAKEGKNFKELIEEICKIVDGPISAEVISLEADSMVSEAIELAKIHKNIVVKIPLIIEGLKAVKRLKKEGIKTNVTLCFSPAQALLAAKAGGTYISPFIGRLDDVAHNGMELIRQIKTIYDNYGYQTQIIAASIRHPLHVVEAAMAGADIATVPFKIIRQLVNHPLTDIGIEKFLTDWNKRIKN; encoded by the coding sequence ATGAAACTATTTATTGACACGGCAAATCTCGATGAAATTCGAGAGGCGAATAGTTGGGGTATCATTGATGGCGTTACAACTAATCCATCATTGGTCGCTAAAGAAGGAAAAAATTTTAAAGAACTGATTGAAGAAATATGTAAAATTGTTGACGGGCCAATCAGTGCAGAAGTGATAAGTCTCGAAGCAGATAGTATGGTTTCTGAAGCGATAGAATTAGCGAAAATACATAAAAACATTGTAGTGAAAATCCCATTAATTATTGAAGGATTAAAAGCTGTTAAGCGATTGAAAAAAGAAGGGATTAAAACGAATGTAACGTTATGTTTTTCTCCGGCTCAAGCTCTGTTGGCAGCGAAAGCTGGCGGAACTTATATTAGTCCATTTATTGGTAGGTTAGATGATGTTGCTCATAATGGTATGGAACTAATTCGACAGATCAAAACTATCTACGATAACTATGGATATCAAACTCAGATTATTGCTGCTAGTATTCGCCATCCATTACATGTTGTTGAAGCCGCTATGGCAGGGGCAGATATCGCTACGGTTCCTTTTAAAATTATTCGACAGTTAGTGAACCATCCTTTAACAGATATTGGTATAGAAAAATTCTTAACCGACTGGAATAAGCGAATTAAAAACTGA
- a CDS encoding zinc ribbon domain-containing protein — MKINTEKTKLLIMLALIYVSCIVFSNLALAQEEGVSPGFVGIERARAVTGDKIKCPQCGTLNDPTNTNCVNCGYALKSGGGAPSPAVPAEEYRRFEAAAPQIGPEGGAPGTQPQPKEEKRYTVKEGVHEVCVKCNKELRQPKKREISESELSGFYDDGTHGDEVAGDGIYSNITEQKDRLCEQCWGQLQSLRRLVDFAKNDSPIEFYMVYVASEDPVTNPPSPIPTYGYWASRRDGTDGFFADFTTRIFAPFKDPITKEFYKQFQWSAEELAAMAAEKKRQQMERMRQQGMQPGQYRGMGPEGNIPMYGEGQPEQYRSSYFGERHAGPESFIEK; from the coding sequence ATGAAGATTAACACTGAAAAAACAAAGTTACTTATTATGTTGGCATTAATTTATGTGAGTTGTATTGTATTTAGTAATCTTGCGCTTGCTCAAGAAGAAGGTGTTAGTCCGGGTTTCGTAGGTATAGAACGGGCACGCGCCGTTACTGGCGATAAAATTAAATGTCCACAATGTGGAACCTTGAACGACCCAACTAACACCAATTGTGTTAATTGTGGATATGCATTAAAATCTGGCGGTGGTGCTCCAAGTCCAGCGGTTCCTGCAGAAGAATATCGACGTTTTGAAGCTGCTGCTCCGCAGATTGGTCCTGAAGGAGGAGCTCCAGGTACCCAACCTCAACCGAAAGAAGAAAAACGATATACGGTTAAAGAAGGTGTCCATGAAGTCTGTGTGAAATGTAATAAAGAATTACGGCAACCTAAAAAACGTGAAATCTCCGAATCAGAATTATCCGGTTTTTACGATGACGGTACGCATGGTGACGAAGTTGCTGGCGACGGAATATATAGTAATATAACGGAACAAAAAGACCGACTTTGTGAACAATGCTGGGGACAACTGCAATCGCTGCGTCGTCTGGTTGATTTTGCTAAAAATGATAGTCCGATAGAATTTTATATGGTATATGTAGCGAGTGAAGACCCAGTAACCAATCCGCCGTCACCAATTCCGACCTATGGATATTGGGCATCACGACGTGATGGTACCGACGGTTTTTTTGCTGATTTTACCACCCGAATATTTGCACCATTCAAAGACCCGATTACAAAAGAATTCTATAAACAGTTCCAATGGAGCGCTGAAGAATTAGCGGCTATGGCAGCCGAAAAGAAACGACAACAAATGGAAAGAATGCGCCAGCAAGGAATGCAACCCGGTCAGTATCGAGGAATGGGACCGGAAGGAAACATCCCCATGTATGGAGAAGGTCAGCCGGAACAATATCGAAGTAGTTATTTTGGTGAACGGCACGCTGGGCCAGAATCATTTATTGAAAAATAA
- a CDS encoding competence/damage-inducible protein A, giving the protein MQAEIVSIGTELTLGQIMDTNAVYLSRQLYQLGIEVNYRSTVDDNLARIIEIVRIALTRNDIVILCGGLGPTEDDLTRDVIAQIAGVPLEFRPELFEMITNYFTRIRPGVKMPETNRVQAYVPKGAKYFINSRGTAPGILLETQGKLIIALPGPPRELQPMWMEQVRPELELRYRSQQIMKFRILKVVGLSESAINEKIQDLMQTTGESHVGLMAEQGEIAIRILAKSELESNVDEQLERIEREIRSRIGEYIYGTDHATLESVVGDLLRQNQLRLATAESCTGGLLGHRITNVPGSSDYFEVGFVVYSNIAKQKLLGVPAETIETYGAVSEQTALAMVIGLLDRTNVDIGIAITGIAGPTGGTAVKPVGLVYIALGERNRNPQCNRYTFTGERELIKWRSTQEALDVLRKYLIQEKGYDRKPSRKS; this is encoded by the coding sequence ATGCAAGCGGAAATTGTTTCTATAGGAACCGAATTAACCCTCGGACAGATAATGGATACGAATGCGGTATATCTATCGCGACAATTGTATCAATTAGGAATAGAGGTTAACTATCGTTCCACGGTAGATGATAATTTAGCGCGAATAATTGAAATTGTTCGGATCGCATTAACCCGGAATGATATAGTGATTCTCTGTGGCGGATTGGGTCCTACGGAAGATGATTTAACGCGCGACGTCATTGCGCAAATTGCTGGGGTGCCGCTTGAATTTCGTCCGGAATTGTTCGAAATGATAACCAATTATTTTACTCGAATTCGGCCGGGAGTAAAAATGCCGGAAACTAATCGAGTGCAAGCGTATGTTCCCAAAGGAGCAAAATATTTTATCAATTCACGAGGAACAGCGCCTGGTATATTACTTGAAACACAAGGGAAACTCATCATTGCTTTGCCAGGACCACCGCGGGAATTGCAACCGATGTGGATGGAGCAGGTTCGTCCTGAATTAGAACTCCGGTATCGAAGTCAACAGATAATGAAATTTCGAATATTGAAAGTAGTGGGATTATCCGAATCAGCGATAAATGAAAAAATTCAGGATTTAATGCAAACAACAGGCGAATCTCATGTTGGATTGATGGCGGAACAAGGCGAAATTGCTATCCGAATATTAGCTAAATCCGAACTCGAATCAAACGTCGATGAGCAACTCGAGCGGATTGAACGAGAAATTCGTTCCCGAATAGGAGAGTATATCTATGGCACGGATCATGCCACCTTAGAAAGCGTAGTTGGTGATTTGTTGAGACAGAATCAGTTGCGGTTAGCAACTGCGGAATCCTGTACTGGTGGACTTCTTGGCCATCGGATCACCAATGTTCCCGGTAGTTCCGACTATTTCGAAGTTGGGTTTGTAGTGTATAGTAATATAGCAAAACAGAAATTACTCGGGGTTCCGGCAGAAACGATAGAGACCTATGGTGCGGTAAGTGAACAGACTGCATTAGCCATGGTCATAGGATTGTTGGACAGAACCAATGTAGATATTGGAATTGCAATCACCGGCATTGCTGGACCAACTGGAGGAACAGCAGTAAAACCGGTTGGATTAGTGTATATCGCGCTTGGTGAACGTAATCGAAATCCGCAATGTAACCGATATACGTTTACGGGTGAACGAGAATTAATTAAATGGCGAAGTACACAAGAGGCGCTCGATGTATTGCGAAAATATTTAATTCAAGAAAAAGGATACGATAGAAAACCGAGTAGAAAATCTTAA
- a CDS encoding cache domain-containing protein, protein MVTKLFNRMREHLIIKELLLIIPAVVLPIIGTGYLLVKTSQTAIRHAVTEYNRNVTNQTANEIQLYVSNAINLVKSTAELIGVAHMDNWQQETIIRNISRRFKEFESLYITDTYGKEIVHSSLEQPLSNLANAVAVQKALAGNLYVSEVYISPTTHLPYIQIAAPIKQYGEISGALVAEVNLRGIWDLVDSIRLGKTGKAYLTSAYGRLIAHPRKSLVLTGRSMINIPIIRSATLGKNADAEYISAEGIRSLGTSAIVPRLGWILAIEQTTAEAFAGAAKMKQQIIGLVIICTILATLIGFISAQRLVHPIQQLSFGAQQVAAGNLDWRTKSGLNRRDELGKLAYSFNVMTQELIRQQETIRQNERLVVLGKMASVIAHEIKNPIQSLLGFTEMMNQPEKYNQPEFRAKMQQAFSRELTRLNNVLNELLDFARPHPLSFQKVQVNSILNRIIYLVQEQAKKTQVNLVAQFDYSLPMIMADEQKLEQVFLNIVLNAIEAMALQKTGQRTLTIATRTFTKHTIEYVEISFEDTGPGIVAKDLDKIFTPFFTTKMRGSGLGLSVAQRIINEHHGIITVESQPEVKTKFVIQLPVKNGVQQYAKSINPDTNQHMNLAKGN, encoded by the coding sequence GAATATAACCGGAACGTCACCAACCAAACCGCAAACGAGATCCAACTGTATGTGAGTAATGCAATAAATTTAGTTAAATCTACTGCGGAACTCATCGGAGTTGCACATATGGATAACTGGCAACAGGAAACAATCATTCGAAATATTTCACGCCGATTTAAAGAATTTGAATCGCTCTATATAACTGATACATACGGAAAAGAAATTGTACATAGTTCGCTTGAACAACCATTGTCGAACCTAGCCAATGCTGTTGCGGTACAAAAAGCGCTCGCCGGAAACCTCTATGTTTCTGAAGTATATATTTCTCCCACAACCCATCTACCATATATTCAAATCGCAGCGCCAATTAAACAATACGGAGAAATTTCAGGGGCGCTGGTTGCGGAAGTTAACCTTCGTGGAATCTGGGATTTAGTTGACTCTATTCGACTTGGGAAAACCGGAAAAGCATATTTAACTTCAGCTTACGGTCGGCTGATTGCCCATCCGCGGAAATCATTGGTATTAACCGGCAGGAGTATGATAAATATTCCGATTATTCGATCGGCAACGCTTGGGAAAAATGCTGACGCTGAATATATTTCCGCTGAAGGGATACGAAGTTTGGGAACCAGCGCAATTGTGCCTAGACTAGGTTGGATTTTAGCGATCGAACAAACTACTGCAGAAGCTTTTGCTGGCGCAGCGAAAATGAAACAACAGATTATCGGATTGGTGATTATTTGTACGATTTTAGCCACACTTATCGGATTTATCTCTGCACAACGATTGGTTCATCCGATACAACAGTTGAGTTTCGGCGCACAACAGGTTGCCGCAGGGAACCTCGATTGGCGAACGAAATCCGGACTAAACCGACGGGATGAACTAGGAAAACTTGCATATTCGTTTAATGTTATGACTCAGGAGCTTATTCGTCAGCAAGAAACAATTCGACAAAATGAACGGCTGGTTGTTCTCGGCAAAATGGCGTCGGTTATCGCCCACGAAATTAAGAACCCGATCCAATCGTTGCTCGGATTTACGGAAATGATGAATCAACCGGAAAAATATAATCAACCGGAGTTCCGCGCAAAAATGCAACAAGCATTTTCTCGGGAACTAACTCGATTAAATAATGTACTCAATGAACTTTTAGATTTTGCACGACCACATCCGCTATCGTTCCAGAAAGTGCAGGTTAATAGTATTTTGAACCGAATAATCTATTTAGTCCAGGAACAAGCGAAAAAAACCCAGGTTAATCTGGTGGCACAATTTGATTATTCCTTGCCAATGATTATGGCAGATGAACAAAAACTTGAACAAGTATTTCTCAATATTGTTCTCAATGCGATTGAAGCGATGGCGCTCCAAAAAACTGGACAACGAACGTTAACCATTGCCACCCGTACGTTCACCAAACATACGATTGAATACGTTGAAATTTCTTTTGAAGATACGGGACCGGGCATTGTTGCGAAAGACTTAGATAAAATTTTTACGCCATTTTTTACTACCAAAATGCGGGGTAGCGGACTCGGGTTATCAGTTGCACAACGGATTATTAACGAACATCATGGGATTATCACCGTAGAAAGTCAGCCGGAAGTTAAAACGAAATTCGTTATCCAACTTCCGGTTAAAAATGGTGTTCAGCAATATGCCAAATCGATAAACCCTGATACTAATCAGCATATGAACCTTGCGAAAGGAAATTAA
- the hslV gene encoding ATP-dependent protease subunit HslV, with product MQHHLAWHSTTILAVKKDDRIAIAADGQVTLGETVVKHHAQKIRKLADGKVVVGFAGAAADAFTLLDRFESKITEYHQNIRRAAVELAKDWRTDRMLRRLEAMLVVAGKVTEPDLLVISGNGEIIEPDDGIVAIGSGGAYALAAARALLKYTNLSAKEIAVEALNIAGNICVYTNTKITVEEI from the coding sequence ATGCAGCATCATTTAGCTTGGCATAGCACTACCATCCTTGCCGTTAAAAAAGATGACCGGATTGCAATTGCTGCTGATGGCCAAGTTACTCTTGGTGAAACTGTGGTCAAGCATCACGCACAAAAAATACGGAAATTAGCTGATGGAAAAGTCGTCGTGGGGTTTGCTGGTGCCGCTGCGGATGCATTTACTTTACTCGACCGGTTTGAATCAAAAATTACTGAATATCATCAGAATATTCGCCGCGCTGCCGTTGAACTAGCAAAAGATTGGCGAACGGATAGGATGCTACGCCGGTTAGAAGCGATGTTAGTTGTTGCCGGGAAGGTCACCGAACCGGATTTATTGGTTATCAGTGGGAATGGAGAAATCATCGAGCCAGATGATGGTATAGTTGCTATTGGTTCCGGTGGAGCGTATGCGTTAGCCGCTGCTCGTGCATTATTGAAATATACCAACCTATCGGCAAAAGAAATCGCAGTTGAAGCGTTAAATATCGCTGGGAACATCTGTGTTTATACCAACACCAAAATCACTGTTGAAGAAATCTAA
- a CDS encoding transglycosylase SLT domain-containing protein yields MKYSKTHHLLLEKYKLGYVLIVFIILGSLAVWADQIQLQSGQILDAVILTEQDSGLRVQTTVGVLSIPRNQINSIRHESPAIGYLRLAETVANEQQYATAIPFYLKSLQYDPNNIAVQEKVRKFQFLQLRKTELAEIDSLLNEQKYEAAINLYRHVLQVHNDKPYSTEMKAELAKIYVMYAKYYYNRYFTEGVLKNLREAYRLDAQCKEVHQMLAIMQRDEGLETLSNWEQEKSYELALAQTEQEKIIAETLSTAISDTGPDIPSSAYWEELNRLASLEPVRPELVKRPTLNETGYPSKIAKWLHLVLQAYNAGPKAVVVYDGNVPYQETKDYVVRVHQWLNQSLNDNGFDELIHRYAKAYGLEPELVKAIIKVESDFNPKARSNKNARGLMQLTQHAWNDMVALLGVNWNFHQSAYEPEKNIAVGCRYLAWLKTQFLPKYFDISS; encoded by the coding sequence ATGAAATACAGCAAAACACATCATTTATTATTGGAAAAATATAAACTCGGGTATGTCTTGATAGTTTTTATCATACTCGGTTCTCTGGCCGTTTGGGCAGACCAAATCCAGCTTCAATCCGGTCAGATTCTTGATGCGGTAATTCTAACCGAACAAGACTCCGGATTACGAGTTCAAACTACAGTAGGGGTTCTCTCTATTCCCCGAAACCAGATTAATTCGATTCGACACGAATCACCAGCAATTGGGTATCTCCGCCTTGCGGAAACGGTAGCTAACGAGCAACAATATGCTACGGCAATTCCATTTTATTTAAAGTCGTTACAATACGACCCTAATAATATTGCTGTCCAAGAAAAAGTTCGCAAATTCCAATTCCTACAACTTCGAAAAACAGAATTGGCTGAGATTGATTCTTTACTAAACGAGCAGAAATATGAAGCGGCAATCAATTTATACCGACACGTTTTACAGGTTCATAATGATAAACCATATTCGACAGAAATGAAAGCTGAACTAGCCAAAATTTATGTTATGTATGCAAAATATTATTATAACCGTTATTTTACTGAAGGGGTGCTAAAAAATCTACGAGAAGCATACCGATTAGATGCGCAGTGTAAAGAGGTTCATCAAATGCTTGCGATAATGCAACGGGATGAAGGTTTAGAAACCTTATCGAATTGGGAACAGGAAAAAAGTTATGAACTCGCGCTCGCGCAAACTGAACAAGAAAAAATTATTGCTGAAACACTTTCCACCGCAATTTCTGATACCGGTCCGGATATTCCCAGTTCTGCGTATTGGGAAGAATTAAACCGACTCGCCTCACTAGAACCGGTTAGACCCGAGCTGGTTAAGCGTCCTACCCTGAATGAAACAGGGTATCCTAGCAAAATTGCGAAATGGTTACATTTGGTGTTACAAGCGTATAATGCGGGACCAAAAGCGGTTGTAGTCTATGATGGTAATGTTCCTTATCAGGAAACTAAAGATTATGTAGTTCGAGTACACCAGTGGTTGAACCAATCGCTCAATGATAATGGGTTTGATGAACTCATTCACCGCTATGCAAAAGCCTATGGATTAGAACCGGAATTGGTTAAGGCAATTATTAAAGTAGAATCGGATTTTAATCCGAAAGCCCGGTCAAATAAAAATGCACGTGGATTAATGCAACTCACACAACATGCTTGGAACGATATGGTTGCATTGCTCGGGGTAAATTGGAATTTTCATCAATCAGCGTATGAACCGGAAAAAAATATTGCCGTGGGTTGCCGGTACCTAGCGTGGCTGAAAACGCAATTCCTGCCAAAATATTTTGATATCTCTAGTTAA
- a CDS encoding response regulator: protein MRYNILVVDDEESILDALYFGLSDSECEVKVSRNPQEALQVIDNSHVDLTVTDIRMPEMDGLTLLKEIKKRHPETAVIILTAFGAIDSAVEAMRAGATYYFTKPVNINQLRLFVHQILKQRTQIIDELGRHFLATIETLITAIDARDHHTSGHSQRVSKVVEILARKIGLTGKEIISLRQAALLHDIGKIGISDAILKKTTPLSKEEYEICKLHPVIGAYILKPIEFLHDRIPVIFYHQERVDGKGYPQGLTGEQIPLGARIVSIADSYDAMISGRPYRAPLSKSELIAEFTRCAGTQFDLQLTEVFLKIISEDNHPLLLRESPSLINGLDWSLLSHIRLEELMQQPFPFDHLTN, encoded by the coding sequence ATGCGATATAACATTCTCGTTGTCGATGATGAAGAAAGTATTCTTGATGCTCTGTATTTCGGATTATCTGATTCAGAATGTGAAGTAAAAGTTTCGCGGAATCCGCAAGAAGCTTTGCAAGTTATTGACAATTCGCATGTTGATTTAACCGTTACAGATATTCGGATGCCGGAAATGGATGGGTTAACTCTGTTAAAAGAAATCAAAAAACGTCATCCGGAAACGGCAGTAATTATTCTCACGGCATTCGGCGCTATTGATTCCGCAGTTGAAGCGATGCGTGCCGGGGCAACATATTATTTTACTAAACCGGTCAATATCAATCAATTACGATTATTTGTTCACCAGATTCTGAAACAGCGCACTCAAATTATTGATGAACTCGGTCGGCATTTTTTAGCGACGATTGAAACGTTAATTACCGCCATTGATGCACGCGACCATCATACGAGCGGTCATTCACAACGAGTAAGTAAAGTTGTAGAAATATTGGCGCGCAAAATTGGATTAACTGGGAAGGAAATTATTTCGTTGCGCCAAGCCGCTTTACTGCACGACATAGGCAAAATTGGTATTAGCGATGCGATTCTTAAGAAAACAACGCCGTTGTCCAAGGAAGAATATGAAATCTGTAAGTTACATCCAGTTATTGGAGCATATATTTTAAAACCAATTGAATTTTTACACGACCGTATTCCGGTTATCTTCTACCATCAAGAACGAGTCGATGGTAAAGGATATCCGCAAGGACTTACCGGAGAACAAATTCCGCTTGGTGCTCGTATCGTTAGTATTGCTGATAGCTATGATGCAATGATTTCTGGACGACCCTATCGTGCTCCGTTAAGTAAATCGGAGTTGATTGCAGAATTTACTCGCTGTGCTGGAACTCAATTTGACCTTCAATTAACCGAGGTATTCCTTAAAATCATCTCTGAAGATAACCATCCGCTTCTCCTGCGAGAATCGCCATCATTGATCAATGGATTGGACTGGAGCTTATTATCTCATATCCGGCTGGAAGAACTGATGCAACAACCTTTCCCTTTCGACCACCTAACGAATTAA